A genomic stretch from Mya arenaria isolate MELC-2E11 chromosome 10, ASM2691426v1 includes:
- the LOC128206501 gene encoding multiple epidermal growth factor-like domains protein 10, with the protein MFPIQWCTRCLVFISLLASSCVAVTVVIRGEVVDCSLNCVCCKGEDRCGYHKIFGNNYCFEGCVDTIYGHRCHTPCPDNCYTCTQDRGIPCLSCKATFYDLNNQCSETCSVGCDGGSCSNDGTCSPCVGNFQGNKCDTCKHGFYGLSCDLHCADNCFRGTCSRNGTCPDGCIAGYSGNTCSYPCEPNCATCQQYDKSYCTSCFNEYSGSTCRCPPNCRCEGDVDECTSCVHLYSNPDYKCQCHTKYCNGDKCNICTNITYFVHEGLSSCCPCSSSCKNAICSSQFQCLNGCENGMYGNDCSKKCSDIDRMCLSCSQDTGRCTHCTNGFYPDVYRNCSACKATCIDDKCDGSSGRCIKGCIDGNWGNQCEDSCDILCRTCERMTGECIGCIHPSLYGPYCNLSCSSNCINSECDMVGDCLIGCSEGYTGVGCKYQATASGINVGLIAGVGAIGISIGLVTALITVIILRRRRRGKKHSDAVIEGQRPFETSLSITDGHTIYDELDKKQIGVSQDGQQYEMIQSSTSPVDTKQFGEV; encoded by the exons ATGTTCCCGATACAGTGGTGCACACGATgccttgtttttatttcactgttggCATCATCATGTGTGGCAG TGACGGTAGTTATTCGAGGTGAGGTGGTGGACTGCAGTCTGAACTGTGTGTGCTGTAAAGGAGAGGACCGATGTGGTTATCACAAAATCTTTGGAAATAACTATTGTTTTGAGGGATGTGTTGATACAATATACGGCCATAGATGTCACACTCCTTGCCCAGATAACTGCTATACTTGCACCCAAGATCGTGGGATACCATGTCTCTCTTGCAAGGCTACATTTTATGATCTAAACAATCAGTGTAGCGAGACATGTTCCGTAGGGTGCGATGGCGGATCGTGTAGTAATGATGGCACTTGTAGTCCATGTGTAGGCAATTTCCAAGGAAACAAATGCGATACATGCAAACACGGATTTTATGGATTATCATGTGACCTACATTGCGCAGACAATTGTTTCCGTGGAACATGTTCAAGAAACGGCACATGTCCTGATGGTTGTATTGCTGGATATTCAGGTAACACGTGTTCATACCCTTGTGAGCCAAACTGTGCCACATGTCAACAGTATGATAAATCATATTGCACATCATGTTTCAACGAATATTCTGGATCAACATGCAGATGTCCTCCAAACTGCAGATGTGAAGGGGACGTTGATGAATGTACTTCATGTGTACATTTGTACTCCAACCCGGATTACAAATGCCAATGCCATACGAAATACTGTAACGGGGATAAATGCAACATCTGTACGAATATTACATACTTTGTTCATGAGGGCCTTAGCAGTTGCTGCCCGTGTTCAAGCTCATGTAAAAACGCAATATGTTCATCACAATTTCAATGCTTAAATGGGTGTGAAAATGGCATGTATGGTAATGATTGTTCCAAGAAGTGTTCAGACATCGATAGAATGTGCTTGAGTTGCTCTCAGGATACAGGGAGATGCACACACTGTACTAATGGGTTTTATCCAGATGTATACAGAAACTGTTCGGCTTGCAAGGCAACATGCATAGATGACAAATGTGATGGAAGCAGTGGTCGATGTATTAAAGGATGCATTGATGGAAATTGGGGAAATCAATGTGAGGACAGTTGCGATATTCTTTGCAGGACGTGTGAGAGAATGACTGGTGAATGCATTGGTTGTATTCATCCATCTTTATATGGTCCATACTGCAATTTATCATGCAGTTCGAATTGTATCAACTCTGAATGCGACATGGTTGGGGACTGTCTGATCGGTTGTTCTGAGGGCTACACAGGTGTTGGATGCAAATACCAAG CAACTGCTTCTGGGATCAATGTGGGGCTGATTGCGGGCGTCGGGGCTATCGGAATTAGTATAGGACTGGTAACTGCATTGATCACAGTGATCATTCTTAGAAGAAG GAGGAGAGGTAAGAAACACAGCGATGCAGTCATTGAAGGACAACGACCGTTTGAAACCAGTCTTTCAATTACAG acgGTCACACTATCTACGATGAATTAGACAAGAAACAAATCGGTGTATCACAGGATGGACAACAATATGAAATGATCCAGTCCTCAACATCTCCAGTTGATACCAAACAATTCGGCGAAGTATAG